A part of Lactobacillus sp. ESL0700 genomic DNA contains:
- the asnB gene encoding asparagine synthase (glutamine-hydrolyzing): MCGIVAFYDPEINDKQKAIGKMMATIKHRGPDSDGMYTNDKVALGFRRLSIIDLRGGSQPIFNEDNTRAIIFNGEIYNFQPLRKELIDAGHTFTTETDTEVLLHGFEEWGMDGLLKRVRGMFAFIIWDDNTQTMYGARDFFGIKPLYYSDENGHLLMGSELKSFFAFPGFKRRLNTEAVKPYLMNQYNDLEETFFKGVHRFPAGHWFEYKDGKMKTHQYWDAEYKANNLSFEETVKKIDDDLKETVDLYRIADVPVGAFLSEGVDSSYITSILDPDDVFSISFDDATYDEASKAKALADIKGWKFFSDKVKSDEAMHDFPEMQYHMDEPDANPSIIPLWYLCKMARKHVTVALSGEGADELFAGYVNYGMHTHNNIIKVFTSQLTKLPKKTKVKLAHTIKKMPNFPGKVHLYTNLAEPSEFYVGQSVIYDMDYPTIFTSEDANGILKPSYRNKLTVNSIYQSDFKKVKDLDNVRQMQYIDLHHFMLNDIEQKADKISMAHSLELRVPYLDRKIAERANAIPTEYLVNKHDTKYALRKASERVLPDEWAKRPKLGFPTPIKEWLQEPRFDKQVREMFSEDFVSDIFEQDKILQLLDENFNGDGSHRRQIWTIYTFLVWYKLFFVDYEGTVAKYQHVQPEVASLIEQGKLV, from the coding sequence ATGTGCGGAATTGTCGCATTTTATGATCCAGAAATAAATGACAAACAAAAAGCCATTGGTAAAATGATGGCAACGATTAAACACAGAGGTCCAGATTCTGACGGCATGTATACCAATGACAAGGTTGCACTGGGCTTTAGAAGATTATCAATTATTGATTTACGCGGTGGTAGTCAGCCAATTTTTAATGAAGATAATACGCGGGCAATTATTTTTAACGGGGAAATTTACAATTTCCAACCATTAAGAAAAGAACTGATTGATGCTGGACACACCTTCACCACTGAAACTGATACAGAAGTCTTACTGCACGGTTTTGAAGAGTGGGGAATGGATGGCCTACTTAAGCGCGTGCGCGGAATGTTCGCCTTCATTATCTGGGATGACAATACCCAGACAATGTATGGTGCACGGGACTTTTTCGGCATTAAGCCGCTCTATTATAGTGACGAAAATGGGCATTTGCTCATGGGTTCAGAACTGAAGAGTTTCTTTGCTTTCCCAGGCTTTAAACGCCGGTTAAACACGGAAGCAGTTAAGCCATATTTGATGAATCAATATAATGATCTCGAAGAAACTTTCTTCAAGGGAGTTCACCGTTTCCCAGCAGGTCACTGGTTTGAATACAAAGACGGCAAGATGAAGACCCATCAATATTGGGATGCCGAATACAAGGCTAACAATTTGAGCTTTGAAGAAACCGTTAAAAAGATTGATGATGATCTTAAAGAAACGGTTGACTTATACAGAATCGCTGATGTGCCAGTTGGTGCTTTCTTGTCAGAAGGTGTAGATTCTAGTTACATTACCAGTATCTTGGATCCCGACGATGTCTTTTCGATTTCATTTGATGATGCAACTTATGATGAAGCATCGAAGGCAAAGGCCTTGGCTGACATTAAGGGGTGGAAGTTCTTCTCCGATAAAGTAAAGTCGGATGAGGCAATGCATGACTTCCCCGAGATGCAGTACCACATGGATGAGCCGGATGCGAACCCATCAATTATCCCACTCTGGTATTTGTGTAAAATGGCGCGCAAACACGTAACAGTTGCTTTATCAGGTGAAGGTGCCGATGAGTTGTTTGCCGGCTATGTCAATTACGGGATGCACACGCACAACAACATTATTAAGGTCTTTACATCACAATTAACTAAATTGCCGAAGAAGACCAAGGTTAAGTTGGCACACACAATTAAGAAGATGCCAAACTTCCCAGGTAAAGTACACTTGTACACTAATTTGGCCGAACCAAGTGAATTTTACGTTGGTCAATCCGTTATTTATGACATGGATTACCCGACAATCTTCACTTCCGAAGATGCTAACGGTATTTTGAAGCCGTCATACCGCAATAAGTTGACAGTTAACAGTATTTACCAGTCCGACTTTAAGAAGGTCAAGGACCTTGATAATGTTCGTCAAATGCAATACATTGACTTGCACCACTTTATGCTGAATGATATTGAGCAAAAGGCAGACAAGATCTCAATGGCCCACTCATTGGAATTACGGGTACCATATCTTGACCGCAAGATTGCTGAGCGCGCAAACGCGATTCCAACCGAATATTTGGTTAATAAGCATGACACTAAGTATGCTCTGCGTAAGGCTTCGGAAAGAGTCTTGCCGGATGAATGGGCTAAAAGGCCAAAATTAGGCTTCCCAACGCCAATTAAAGAATGGCTCCAAGAGCCGCGCTTTGACAAGCAAGTACGAGAAATGTTTAGCGAAGACTTTGTCAGCGATATTTTTGAGCAAGACAAAATTTTGCAATTACTTGATGAAAACTTCAATGGCGATGGTTCTCACCGCCGTCAAATTTGGACAATCTATACCTTCCTTGTTTGGTACAAATTATTCTTTGTTGATTATGAGGGCACCGTTGCCAAGTACCAACACGTGCAGCCGGAAGTAGCTAGCTTGATTGAACAAGGCAAGCTAGTTTAA
- a CDS encoding metallophosphoesterase, producing the protein MNVFRHAEGLFDRLIGIKKRAAFKNKSTELDPMQEYMTVGEYLVDGEQGTPEGQPYNLTVYKDENGVLHQALSLESTEKLAPEYVREFNQELGRYRAFANRKTGRRYVTEQYLDEFINRVHDHVRQGENSVNVSVITDTHYKDRNSSDFYGWNGLTHVNEFSYLDDSGMLDLKVHLGDWIDGSDTGFLSESELIKLRDSFMSKKVPSIMIKGNHDENDKYDEHHDLKASFPENEFESIMWPKMYAQQDIHFISYQHGVCYYDVDDLRFISVNTSDVPYELDAQGQKKYDTKITLAVREDQIEEIIEILEQSSNKKIVLMSHANPINRKGSNALKYNGRSLHELLVAFNQCEKGQMHSSRGIPPEFRLANDFDFTNIKNARIIAYFCGHRHREDQYRINGIQYILFNCSALMGPNHVLTTKYNKNWNRQIDHHTEFAGYIVNIDLYRHAIQVFGYGAASKRRIFYI; encoded by the coding sequence ATGAATGTGTTTAGGCATGCAGAAGGATTATTTGATCGTTTAATTGGTATTAAAAAGCGGGCCGCTTTTAAGAATAAGAGTACAGAGCTCGACCCAATGCAAGAGTATATGACGGTTGGCGAATATCTTGTTGATGGTGAGCAAGGGACGCCGGAAGGTCAGCCGTATAATTTGACCGTTTATAAGGATGAAAACGGCGTTTTACATCAGGCACTCAGCTTAGAGAGTACGGAAAAACTGGCGCCGGAATATGTGCGCGAGTTTAACCAAGAGCTAGGTCGCTACCGTGCGTTTGCCAACCGTAAGACTGGTCGGCGTTATGTGACAGAGCAGTATCTTGACGAATTTATTAATCGCGTTCATGATCACGTGCGTCAGGGTGAAAACTCCGTTAATGTTAGTGTGATTACTGATACTCACTATAAGGACCGCAATAGCAGTGATTTTTATGGTTGGAATGGGTTAACCCACGTCAATGAATTTTCTTATCTTGACGATTCTGGTATGCTTGACCTTAAAGTCCATTTAGGTGATTGGATTGATGGTTCAGACACAGGCTTTTTAAGCGAGAGTGAGCTGATTAAGCTGCGTGATTCCTTTATGTCTAAGAAAGTTCCGTCAATTATGATCAAGGGCAATCATGACGAAAACGATAAGTATGATGAGCATCATGATTTAAAGGCATCATTCCCCGAAAATGAATTTGAAAGCATTATGTGGCCTAAAATGTATGCCCAACAGGACATTCATTTTATTTCGTACCAGCATGGCGTTTGTTACTACGATGTTGACGACTTGCGCTTTATTTCCGTTAATACCTCGGATGTTCCGTATGAGCTCGATGCCCAGGGACAAAAGAAGTACGATACTAAAATCACGCTAGCGGTCAGAGAAGACCAAATTGAAGAAATTATTGAAATTTTAGAGCAATCATCAAATAAAAAAATAGTTTTGATGAGTCATGCCAACCCGATTAACCGTAAGGGATCTAATGCCTTAAAGTACAATGGTCGCTCGCTGCATGAGCTTCTTGTTGCGTTTAACCAATGTGAAAAAGGGCAGATGCATTCTAGTCGCGGAATACCACCTGAATTTCGCTTGGCAAATGATTTTGACTTTACCAATATTAAGAATGCACGAATTATTGCCTACTTTTGTGGTCACCGCCACCGTGAAGACCAATATCGCATCAACGGCATTCAGTATATTTTGTTTAACTGCTCGGCTTTGATGGGGCCTAACCACGTGCTGACGACCAAGTACAACAAGAATTGGAATCGCCAGATTGACCACCATACTGAGTTTGCTGGTTATATTGTAAATATTGACTTGTACCGCCATGCTATCCAAGTATTTGGTTATGGTGCGGCATCTAAACGCAGAATCTTTTATATTTAG
- a CDS encoding aldose epimerase family protein — MKNVHGTISEFDEYQGHKIQKLSLTNANGVTVSLLTLGSTIYEITVPGKNGAHNIVLNYYHSQDYLANPFYVCMAIGRTAGRIMNGQIVLDGQTTQLPQNEGTTTLHGGPTGFNSQIWQGKIISTAEGNAIEMSHLQKDDGYPGELQVKIVYTLSSDDVVGIKYTATSTADTVFNPTQHVYFNLGTDDTIAKQVLKVNAAQIQELDNNKIPTGKQIPVQHTPFDFQQPTSLGKAIAGMSDTAEKGFDDIFAVQPDADNLIAKLVDPETNTSVGIESDRNGLVMFTANSFTKDEMNLIRTNGVGQPYEGIALEPETLSKAGSAQDFSVIELKKGEEKSYTIKYHLSYEK; from the coding sequence ATGAAAAACGTACATGGAACAATTAGTGAATTTGACGAATATCAGGGTCACAAAATTCAAAAGTTGAGTTTGACAAATGCTAATGGAGTGACAGTATCACTGCTAACTCTTGGTTCAACAATTTATGAAATCACGGTACCTGGTAAAAACGGCGCCCACAATATAGTTTTAAATTATTATCACAGTCAAGACTATCTTGCTAACCCATTTTATGTTTGCATGGCGATTGGTCGCACAGCTGGGCGAATTATGAATGGGCAGATTGTCCTTGATGGTCAGACAACGCAATTACCGCAAAATGAGGGGACAACGACCTTGCATGGTGGACCAACTGGCTTTAATAGTCAGATTTGGCAGGGGAAAATTATTTCAACTGCCGAAGGTAATGCAATTGAAATGAGTCATTTGCAAAAAGATGATGGTTACCCAGGGGAATTGCAGGTTAAGATTGTTTACACCCTGTCATCTGATGATGTTGTTGGCATCAAGTATACTGCCACGAGCACAGCCGACACTGTCTTTAACCCAACGCAGCATGTTTACTTCAATTTAGGTACTGATGATACGATTGCCAAGCAGGTACTAAAGGTAAATGCGGCGCAAATTCAAGAGTTAGACAATAATAAGATTCCAACAGGTAAGCAAATTCCAGTTCAACATACTCCGTTTGATTTTCAGCAACCGACAAGTCTAGGTAAAGCAATTGCAGGGATGAGCGATACCGCTGAAAAAGGTTTTGATGACATTTTTGCAGTTCAGCCAGACGCTGACAATCTGATTGCCAAGCTAGTAGACCCAGAAACTAACACTAGCGTGGGTATTGAATCCGATAGAAACGGATTGGTAATGTTTACTGCTAATTCGTTTACTAAAGATGAGATGAACTTGATTAGAACTAATGGCGTGGGCCAACCATATGAGGGAATTGCACTTGAGCCAGAAACTTTGTCTAAAGCTGGGAGTGCGCAAGACTTTTCCGTAATCGAATTGAAAAAGGGCGAGGAGAAGTCATACACAATTAAGTATCATTTGAGTTATGAAAAATAG
- a CDS encoding DNA-3-methyladenine glycosylase I — protein sequence MEEHLRCPWGDSQDNLMQQYHDHEWGKLNLDEQYLYEMLVLELFQSGLNWSVVLHKRENFRHAFKNFVPEEVAQMTDEDIATLMQDKSIIRNRQKITAAIKNAKAILIIEAKYGSFGRYLQEFIKTPLIHHPQAMTDVPTTNDVAKQLAKQLKKDGFSFVGPVVIYSYLQGIGLINDHLETCPFKYHG from the coding sequence ATGGAAGAACATTTACGCTGTCCATGGGGCGACAGTCAAGACAATTTAATGCAGCAATATCACGACCATGAGTGGGGTAAACTCAATCTAGACGAGCAATATCTCTATGAAATGCTGGTTTTGGAACTGTTTCAATCTGGACTTAACTGGTCTGTTGTCTTGCACAAACGGGAAAATTTTCGGCATGCCTTTAAAAATTTTGTTCCTGAAGAAGTTGCCCAAATGACCGACGAGGACATCGCAACTCTGATGCAAGATAAGTCTATTATTCGTAACCGCCAGAAAATCACCGCTGCCATTAAAAATGCCAAGGCAATTCTGATTATCGAAGCAAAATATGGCAGCTTTGGCCGCTATTTACAGGAGTTTATCAAGACGCCGCTAATCCACCACCCACAAGCAATGACCGATGTACCAACAACTAACGACGTTGCTAAGCAACTGGCCAAACAATTAAAAAAGGACGGCTTTTCCTTTGTTGGACCTGTTGTAATTTATTCTTACTTACAAGGTATTGGCCTGATTAATGACCATTTAGAAACCTGTCCGTTTAAATATCACGGGTAA
- a CDS encoding DUF4097 family beta strand repeat-containing protein, giving the protein MKKITKLCVTILALGIASPLLASNQATPVEASSHVNVHTKKVAVNHFNQVNAKLKAASLHIKTGKKFQAEIKYTKKNPISVQNSKDKLLITEKKVKTKKIYYSPKIYLTVPGKSDLTKLVVTGQAGTIDINNLTIPNATVALKAGIVRAANATLANFNVNLWSGNLAIKNCRQALTAQLKAGSAEITDSTLTGDSSLNVMNGGIFINNVTNASYNAAVTTGLLKYQGQKLNNSLVQNLPGVPVWTLNVITGKIVIAQ; this is encoded by the coding sequence ATGAAAAAAATCACTAAATTATGCGTGACTATTTTAGCATTAGGAATAGCTAGTCCGCTTCTTGCTTCAAATCAGGCAACGCCGGTTGAAGCTAGCAGCCATGTTAATGTGCACACTAAAAAAGTTGCTGTTAATCACTTTAATCAAGTTAATGCCAAACTAAAAGCAGCTAGTCTTCATATAAAAACAGGAAAAAAGTTTCAAGCTGAGATTAAATATACGAAAAAGAATCCAATTTCTGTTCAAAATAGTAAAGACAAATTGTTAATTACCGAAAAGAAGGTTAAAACAAAAAAGATTTATTATTCTCCTAAAATTTACCTTACTGTTCCAGGGAAGTCTGACTTAACCAAACTTGTCGTTACTGGACAAGCAGGTACAATTGACATTAACAATCTAACTATTCCAAATGCCACTGTGGCCTTAAAAGCGGGTATCGTCAGAGCAGCTAATGCTACACTCGCAAACTTTAATGTTAATTTATGGTCGGGTAATTTAGCCATTAAAAATTGTCGACAAGCTTTGACAGCTCAACTGAAAGCAGGTAGTGCCGAGATTACAGACAGCACGTTAACTGGTGACAGTTCACTTAACGTGATGAATGGCGGTATTTTTATCAATAATGTCACTAACGCCAGTTATAATGCGGCCGTTACTACTGGCCTGCTCAAATATCAAGGGCAGAAACTAAACAACAGTCTAGTACAAAATCTTCCTGGTGTCCCAGTTTGGACTTTAAATGTGATTACTGGAAAAATTGTTATTGCCCAGTAA
- the phnE gene encoding phosphonate ABC transporter, permease protein PhnE, with translation MDTNMKKLPPRPVDMQKRILHWGLAIITIVLIAWSCTGMDFGGIKATAGQIAGAIFNGIFHPDWSYVYNGSGEDLVSQLWQTVCIAFLGTFISAIISLPFAFWAAHTKYKKWYISRTGKIVLAIIRSFPEIVLALMFIKAVGPGSAAGVLALGFHSVGMLAKLFSEAIENLDDGPNEAVTAVGGSKTNITMFSTLPNLMPALISNTLYRFDVSIRSASILGLVGAGGIGYPLIIALQYRQWNRVGIILLGIIIMVIVIDWISGMIRKKLV, from the coding sequence ATGGATACTAATATGAAAAAATTACCTCCTCGCCCAGTTGATATGCAAAAGCGAATTTTGCATTGGGGTTTAGCCATCATTACTATCGTTCTTATTGCTTGGTCATGTACGGGAATGGACTTTGGCGGTATTAAAGCAACCGCTGGTCAGATTGCCGGTGCGATTTTCAACGGGATTTTCCATCCAGATTGGTCGTATGTCTATAACGGCAGCGGTGAAGACTTAGTATCGCAGTTATGGCAAACTGTATGTATTGCCTTCTTAGGTACGTTTATTTCTGCAATTATTTCATTGCCGTTTGCTTTTTGGGCAGCTCACACCAAATATAAAAAGTGGTACATTTCACGGACTGGAAAGATTGTCTTGGCAATCATTCGGTCATTCCCTGAAATTGTCTTGGCCTTGATGTTCATTAAGGCAGTTGGCCCAGGCTCTGCCGCCGGTGTTTTGGCGTTAGGATTTCACTCAGTTGGGATGCTTGCTAAATTGTTCTCAGAAGCAATTGAGAACTTAGACGATGGTCCTAACGAAGCTGTAACGGCTGTTGGTGGTTCGAAAACTAATATTACGATGTTTTCAACTTTGCCTAACTTGATGCCAGCTTTGATTTCAAACACTTTGTATCGGTTTGATGTTTCAATTCGGTCGGCTTCAATCCTTGGTTTGGTTGGTGCCGGTGGTATCGGTTATCCGTTAATTATTGCATTGCAATATCGGCAATGGAACCGCGTTGGGATTATCTTACTTGGAATTATTATCATGGTAATTGTGATTGACTGGATTTCTGGGATGATTCGCAAGAAGCTAGTTTAA
- the phnE gene encoding phosphonate ABC transporter, permease protein PhnE: MSNTDKEALMTLPKKKFKFWNLIWLIVFIAGLFISTDVTHTDLGALFANFSQFTDIFLQMLHPDWAYLGPIMPLLLETIKMAILGTVIGSILAFIYSLLIARNIVKNKAVTGILRVIMNIVRTVPDLLLGAIFVAIVGIGPVAGILALAICTFGIVVKLFYEAIETIDPGPIEALTAVGANKLQIIVFAVLPQVITYFISYCLYAFEINVRASTVLGYIGAGGIGLYLQQTLQVFDYAKTGTIILVIIVVVVLIDYVSSKSREALMK; this comes from the coding sequence ATGAGTAACACTGATAAGGAAGCACTCATGACTTTACCCAAGAAAAAGTTTAAGTTTTGGAACTTGATTTGGTTGATTGTCTTTATTGCTGGATTATTTATTTCAACAGATGTTACTCATACTGACCTTGGGGCTTTGTTTGCAAACTTTAGTCAATTTACTGACATCTTTTTGCAAATGTTGCATCCAGATTGGGCATACCTTGGGCCGATTATGCCATTATTGCTTGAAACAATTAAGATGGCAATCTTGGGAACGGTAATTGGTTCTATTTTAGCCTTCATCTATTCGCTATTAATTGCGCGTAATATTGTTAAGAACAAGGCCGTTACCGGTATTTTGCGGGTAATTATGAATATTGTCAGAACAGTGCCAGACCTATTATTAGGGGCAATCTTTGTTGCGATTGTCGGAATTGGTCCTGTTGCTGGTATCTTGGCCTTAGCTATTTGTACTTTTGGGATTGTTGTTAAGCTCTTTTATGAAGCAATCGAAACAATTGATCCGGGTCCAATCGAGGCTCTGACTGCTGTGGGTGCTAATAAACTGCAAATCATTGTTTTTGCTGTTTTACCACAAGTCATTACTTACTTTATTTCTTATTGCCTGTATGCATTTGAAATTAACGTCCGGGCTTCAACTGTCTTGGGGTATATCGGTGCCGGTGGTATCGGACTTTACCTGCAACAGACTTTGCAAGTCTTCGATTATGCTAAGACGGGGACGATTATCTTAGTTATCATTGTGGTCGTAGTTTTAATCGACTATGTTTCGTCTAAATCACGGGAGGCGTTGATGAAATAA
- the phnC gene encoding phosphonate ABC transporter ATP-binding protein, translating to MADSSVKPVIELKNVKKIYGKDVVGLKDVNLTINKGEFVVIVGLSGAGKSTLLRSINRLIDITDGDILINGESITKARGKELRTLRRNIGMIFQSFNLVKRSSVLRNVLTGRVGYYPTWKSTLNLFTKEDKQRAYDALQQVDLADKVYSRADELSGGQQQRVAIARVLTQNPDIILADEPTASLDPQTSRRVMQDLKMLNEKHGMTVVINLHSVELAKEFGKRVIGVRAGEIIYDGKMSETPESTFTKIYNGGEQDE from the coding sequence ATGGCAGATTCTTCAGTTAAGCCAGTTATTGAATTAAAAAACGTTAAAAAAATTTATGGCAAAGACGTTGTTGGTTTAAAGGATGTCAATTTAACTATCAATAAGGGCGAATTTGTCGTTATTGTTGGTCTATCTGGTGCTGGGAAGTCGACACTTTTGCGCTCCATTAACCGCCTGATTGACATTACTGATGGTGATATTTTAATCAATGGTGAGTCAATTACCAAGGCTAGAGGCAAAGAGCTGCGGACTCTGCGGCGCAATATTGGGATGATTTTCCAGAGTTTTAATTTGGTTAAGCGTTCTAGTGTTTTGCGCAATGTTTTAACAGGGCGCGTAGGCTATTATCCTACTTGGAAGAGCACACTTAATCTATTTACTAAAGAAGATAAGCAACGTGCTTACGATGCTTTGCAACAAGTTGACCTCGCTGATAAGGTTTATTCACGGGCTGATGAACTATCAGGTGGCCAGCAGCAGCGGGTAGCGATTGCGCGAGTTTTGACTCAAAATCCAGACATTATTTTGGCTGATGAGCCAACCGCCTCACTTGACCCGCAGACTTCACGTCGGGTAATGCAAGACCTCAAGATGCTAAACGAAAAGCATGGTATGACAGTTGTAATTAACCTGCACAGTGTGGAATTAGCCAAAGAATTTGGTAAGCGAGTTATTGGTGTTCGTGCTGGTGAAATTATCTATGATGGTAAGATGAGCGAAACGCCGGAGTCAACCTTTACCAAGATCTACAACGGTGGTGAACAAGATGAGTAA
- a CDS encoding phosphate/phosphite/phosphonate ABC transporter substrate-binding protein, translating to MKKFKKVLAGAAVFLVALMATACSGKSKSQESSTPKSLNVQFVPSQAATKLQARAKPLEKMLSDRLGIPVHVSMSTDYNTVVEAMKSKKVDVGFLPPNGYILAHKQGAADVLLQAQRYGVKQPGGKPTKDLVDFYRAEILVRKDSKIKSWKDLKGKSISIQSPTSSAGYVFPIAELKEKGLDVPKSCKLVTVTGQDQAVLNVLNDDTDAAFVFEDARTIVQKDNPKIMSQVVPIYFTKNIPNDTISVVPSMPKAFRKKLANAFIDIGKSKKGKKIIESIYTHEGYVPAKDSDFAVVRKYEKIIESTKK from the coding sequence ATGAAGAAATTTAAGAAAGTGCTAGCTGGTGCTGCCGTTTTTTTAGTAGCGTTGATGGCGACTGCTTGCTCAGGTAAGAGTAAGAGTCAAGAAAGTTCCACCCCGAAGTCTTTGAACGTTCAATTTGTCCCCAGTCAAGCTGCGACTAAGCTGCAAGCTCGGGCTAAGCCGTTAGAAAAGATGCTTTCTGACCGTTTAGGCATTCCGGTTCATGTTTCAATGTCAACAGACTATAACACGGTTGTTGAAGCCATGAAGTCTAAGAAGGTTGATGTTGGCTTTTTGCCACCAAATGGTTATATTTTGGCACACAAGCAAGGTGCTGCTGATGTTTTATTGCAAGCCCAAAGATATGGTGTTAAGCAACCGGGCGGAAAACCAACTAAGGATCTTGTTGACTTTTACCGGGCAGAAATTTTAGTTAGAAAAGACTCAAAGATTAAGAGTTGGAAAGATTTAAAGGGTAAGTCAATTTCAATCCAAAGTCCAACTTCTTCAGCAGGATACGTTTTCCCAATTGCTGAATTAAAGGAAAAGGGCTTAGACGTACCTAAGAGTTGTAAGTTAGTTACTGTTACTGGTCAAGACCAAGCAGTCCTAAACGTTTTAAACGATGATACTGATGCTGCCTTTGTCTTTGAAGATGCACGGACAATCGTTCAAAAAGACAACCCAAAGATTATGAGCCAAGTTGTGCCAATTTACTTTACTAAAAATATTCCTAATGACACGATTTCTGTAGTTCCAAGCATGCCAAAGGCATTCCGTAAAAAGTTAGCTAATGCTTTCATTGATATTGGTAAATCTAAGAAGGGTAAGAAGATTATCGAAAGTATTTACACTCACGAAGGTTACGTTCCTGCCAAAGACAGTGACTTTGCCGTCGTCCGTAAATATGAAAAGATTATTGAGTCAACTAAAAAGTAA
- a CDS encoding phosphate/phosphite/phosphonate ABC transporter substrate-binding protein: MKKLKQVLMGLVLMVLAVGLTACSNKSTSKSEEPKSINVQFVPSVAANKLEARAKPMEKLLSKQLGIPVHVSMSTDYNGLVEAMKSKKVQVGFLPSDAYIMAHKQKAANLLLQAERYGIKQPNGKQTKQLVKSYRGEIVVKKNSAIKSWKDLKGKSISVQNPTSDSGYVFPVAELKQKGLDVTKKCKLVTVTGSDQAVLDVLNGDTDAAFVFEDARNDVLKDEPQIMSKVVPIYFTKRIPNDTISVIPSLPKSFQEKLSKAFIAISKSKEGKKIIESVYNHEGYAPAKDSDYDIIRQYNKVIASTK, encoded by the coding sequence ATGAAGAAACTGAAGCAAGTGTTGATGGGTTTAGTATTAATGGTCTTGGCAGTGGGGTTAACAGCCTGCTCAAATAAGAGTACGAGCAAAAGCGAGGAACCTAAATCAATTAACGTGCAATTTGTTCCAAGTGTTGCTGCTAATAAACTAGAAGCGCGCGCAAAACCAATGGAAAAGCTGCTATCGAAGCAATTAGGAATTCCCGTTCATGTTTCAATGTCAACTGACTATAATGGTTTGGTTGAAGCCATGAAGTCTAAAAAAGTGCAAGTTGGCTTTTTACCATCTGATGCTTATATCATGGCGCATAAACAAAAGGCCGCTAACCTGTTACTTCAGGCAGAACGTTACGGTATTAAGCAGCCGAATGGTAAGCAGACTAAGCAGTTAGTTAAGTCTTATCGCGGTGAGATTGTTGTTAAGAAAAATTCTGCAATTAAGAGTTGGAAAGATCTAAAAGGAAAATCAATTTCAGTTCAAAATCCAACTTCTGACTCTGGTTATGTCTTTCCTGTAGCTGAATTAAAGCAAAAGGGATTAGATGTTACTAAGAAATGTAAATTAGTTACTGTTACTGGGTCAGATCAAGCTGTTCTTGATGTTCTAAATGGCGATACAGATGCTGCCTTTGTTTTTGAAGATGCACGTAATGATGTGCTAAAAGACGAACCGCAGATTATGAGTAAGGTAGTGCCAATTTACTTTACTAAGCGGATTCCTAACGACACAATTTCGGTTATTCCAAGTTTACCTAAGTCATTCCAAGAGAAGTTATCTAAGGCATTTATTGCAATTAGCAAGTCTAAGGAAGGTAAAAAGATTATCGAAAGTGTCTACAATCATGAGGGTTATGCCCCAGCTAAAGATAGTGATTACGACATTATCCGGCAATATAATAAGGTTATAGCGTCAACTAAGTAG